The Chrysoperla carnea chromosome X, inChrCarn1.1, whole genome shotgun sequence genome includes a region encoding these proteins:
- the LOC123302926 gene encoding ATP-dependent DNA helicase PIF1-like, with protein sequence MRQLWQQVEFLFTDEISMVPYEMLCMIDSRLRQLKSPDACLGGINVILFGDLMQLPPVRGYQVFQQPEHMKPATHLWRQFRLVELKQNMRQQGDTTFIDVLNALRVGELTSNHLEVLLEKVSTDATNEFSIERALRIYPTNDQVARHNEKVLQSFENKGTVIYTIKAQDQLIDATRNLGNKDLDSVIPNDINKTGGLPNVLQIFVGAKVMLRSNIDVSKGLVNGNMGFITEIIWSNFRRGQLYAEDIPSVRVDFGSDGVHLIKPISIQFPAKYSYGTAERRMLPLILSWASTVHKMQGCTVDHAVIYLGSRLFAAGQAYVALSRVRTLDGIRIEELDCSKLTGKTPCNSDALNEMNRLRNDS encoded by the coding sequence ATGCGTCAATTATGGCAACAAGTTGAGTTTCTGTTCACAGATGAAATTTCTATGGTACCATATGAGATGCTTTGTATGATTGACTCTCGTTTACGTCAGCTGAAAAGTCCAGACGCTTGTTTAGGAGGTATAAATGTGATACTCTTTGGCGATCTAATGCAGTTACCACCTGTCCGAGGATATCAAGTTTTTCAGCAACCAGAACACATGAAGCCGGCTACACATTTGTGGCGTCAGTTCCGTTTGGTTGAACTCAAACAGAACATGCGTCAACAAGGAGACACAACATTTATAGATGTGCTTAACGCCCTTAGAGTCGGAGAACTGACGTCTAACCATCTTGAAGTCCTtcttgaaaaagtttcaacagATGCGACTAATGAATTCTCGATTGAGAGAGCATTAAGAATCTACCCAACAAATGATCAAGTTGCTAGACACAACGAAAAAGTTCTCCAGAGTTTTGAGAATAAAGGGACAGTTATTTATACGATTAAAGCACAAGACCAACTCATTGATGCTACTCGAAATCTAGGTAACAAGGACTTAGATTCTGTGATACCTAATGATATTAATAAGACAGGAGGTCTTCCAAATGTACTTCAAATATTCGTAGGGGCTAAAGTGATGTTAAGGTCGAACATTGACGTGTCGAAAGGCTTAGTGAATGGCAATATGGGTTTTATTACCGAAATTATCTGGTCAAATTTTCGCAGAGGCCAACTATACGCGGAGGATATTCCATCAGTCCGTGTTGATTTCGGGTCAGATGGTGTGCACCTGATTAAGCCGATATCGATACAGTTTCCAGCAAAATACAGCTATGGAACTGCTGAAAGACGAATGTTGCCACTAATCCTGAGTTGGGCTTCGACTGTTCACAAAATGCAAGGTTGTACAGTTGACCATGCAGTCATTTATCTAGGCTCACGACTGTTTGCTGCTGGACAAGCTTATGTGGCACTTAGTCGAGTAAGAACCTTAGACGGTATTCGTATTGAAGAACTTGATTGCTCTAAGTTAACAGGAAAAACCCCGTGCAATAGTGATGCTTTAAATGAGATGAATAGATTACGAAACGATtcgtaa
- the LOC123302927 gene encoding uncharacterized protein LOC123302927, whose amino-acid sequence MKTGGADLLKVLKSPEIFDDIKRKAFVRIITAELVDYHQTQYIERDFDYLYKDSADNFLTKFTTYYSPRINQYTKVCKPVLFADAADITDEQLRALVMLSALLPVSNSVLTKRGQGKGKSRKRVHEEIDDDLVLPK is encoded by the exons atgaaaactggaGGTGCAGATCTactgaaagttttaaaatcaccAGAAATTTTTGATGATATAAAACGTAAAGCTTTTGTTCGAATCATTACCGCTGAATTGGTTGATTATCATCAAACTCAGTAC ATCGAAcgtgattttgattatttatacaAGGATAGTGCAGATaactttttgacaaaatttaccACGTACTATTCTCCTCGCATTAACCAGTACACAAAAGTATGTAAACCTGTTTTATTCGCCGACGCTGCAGATATTACTGACG aacAATTGAGAGCTTTAGTAATGCTGAGCGCATTACTTCCAGTTTCAAATTCGGTGTTGACAAAAAGAGGACAAGGCAAAGGGAAAAGCCGAAAAAGA GTTCATGAAGAAATTGATGATGATCTCGTTCTTCCCAAATAA